In one Streptomyces sp. T12 genomic region, the following are encoded:
- a CDS encoding lipopolysaccharide assembly protein LapB — MAPRTNDTAPENEEKRSTTGADAAAAGGEGEAGTDERVAAVRRVGAARRRERQEPSGEVLGDETPGETRERGLGLSAPVRAFQPVRGYPLWGRLRTRPVQGRSGGLGAASRQGAGSKGRQPLEDGTSRGGGGEETPDQRIATVRRAAAAARRRRALHLAGCTALLAIAFTAGSLALGAAHGNTDQSVEAASAALSPGLLAGGDLDAGISSLQAHLRDQPRDFSSWSTLGLAYVEQARTKGDPSRYPQADRAFERSLSLEPDNDQALAGRAALAAARHDFEDALKYADQSLKVNPYSERALCTRVDALVELGRYADAAKAADTADDRRPGIPVFTRYAYVRELRGDVRTAERVLEQALSSAVTPGDIAYVATQLGQLAWNQGDYDTALTHYARALAADENYVPALEGRARAQAASGDRAGALKGLRDVVSRYPLPGPLVELGELYEAAGDKVKADDQYALVDAWTALARANGVNADLDTALAAADHGDKASALRAARAEWDRRRTVHTADALAWALHVNGKDEEALPYARRATATGYRNAAFHYHRGMIERATGHTEDAREHLQAALKLNPGFSPLGAREARTALKDLEPAK; from the coding sequence ATGGCCCCGCGCACGAACGACACAGCACCGGAAAACGAGGAGAAGAGGTCCACCACCGGTGCGGATGCCGCTGCCGCGGGGGGCGAGGGGGAAGCCGGGACCGATGAGCGGGTTGCCGCCGTGCGGCGGGTGGGGGCCGCGAGGCGGCGGGAGCGGCAGGAACCGTCGGGCGAGGTACTGGGCGACGAGACGCCCGGCGAAACGCGAGAGCGCGGGCTCGGCCTCTCGGCGCCGGTCCGCGCATTTCAGCCCGTCCGGGGGTACCCCCTCTGGGGGAGATTGAGGACGAGGCCCGTTCAGGGCCGAAGCGGGGGTCTGGGGGCCGCCAGCCGCCAGGGAGCGGGGTCGAAGGGGCGGCAGCCCCTGGAGGACGGGACGAGTAGGGGCGGCGGGGGCGAGGAAACCCCTGATCAGCGCATCGCCACCGTACGCCGCGCCGCCGCAGCCGCCCGACGCCGCCGCGCCCTCCACCTCGCCGGCTGCACCGCCCTCCTGGCCATCGCCTTCACCGCCGGCTCCCTCGCCCTCGGCGCCGCCCACGGCAACACCGACCAGAGTGTCGAAGCCGCATCCGCCGCCCTGTCACCGGGCCTGCTCGCCGGCGGAGACCTAGACGCCGGCATCTCCTCCCTCCAGGCCCACCTCCGTGACCAGCCAAGGGACTTCAGCAGCTGGTCGACCCTCGGTCTCGCCTACGTGGAGCAGGCCCGCACCAAGGGCGACCCCTCCCGCTACCCCCAGGCCGACCGGGCCTTCGAGCGCTCCCTCTCACTCGAACCCGACAACGACCAGGCCCTCGCCGGCCGCGCCGCCCTCGCCGCAGCCCGGCACGACTTCGAGGACGCCCTGAAGTACGCCGACCAGTCCCTGAAGGTGAACCCCTACAGCGAACGCGCCCTGTGCACCCGCGTCGACGCCCTCGTCGAACTCGGCCGCTACGCCGACGCCGCCAAGGCAGCCGACACCGCCGACGACCGCCGCCCGGGCATCCCGGTCTTCACGCGGTACGCCTACGTGAGGGAGCTGCGCGGCGACGTACGCACCGCCGAGCGCGTGCTGGAACAGGCGCTCTCCTCCGCCGTCACGCCCGGCGACATCGCGTACGTCGCCACCCAGCTCGGCCAACTCGCCTGGAACCAGGGCGACTACGACACGGCCCTCACCCACTACGCCCGCGCCCTGGCCGCCGACGAGAACTACGTCCCCGCCCTGGAAGGCCGCGCCCGCGCCCAGGCAGCGAGCGGCGACAGGGCCGGCGCGCTCAAGGGCCTGAGGGACGTCGTCTCCCGCTACCCCCTCCCCGGCCCGCTCGTCGAACTCGGCGAGCTGTACGAAGCGGCCGGCGACAAGGTCAAGGCCGACGACCAGTACGCCCTGGTCGACGCCTGGACGGCCCTCGCCCGCGCCAACGGCGTCAACGCCGACCTCGACACCGCCCTCGCGGCCGCCGACCACGGCGACAAGGCCTCCGCCCTGCGCGCCGCCCGCGCCGAGTGGGACCGCCGCCGGACCGTGCACACGGCGGACGCCCTCGCCTGGGCGCTGCACGTCAACGGCAAGGACGAGGAAGCCCTTCCCTACGCCCGCAGGGCCACGGCCACCGGCTACCGCAACGCCGCGTTCCACTACCACCGCGGGATGATCGAGCGCGCCACCGGCCACACCGAGGACGCCCGCGAACACCTGCAGGCCGCGCTGAAGCTGAACCCCGGCTTCTCACCGCTGGGCGCCCGCGAAGCCCGTACGGCACTCAAGGATCTGGAGCCGGCCAAGTGA
- a CDS encoding sulfite exporter TauE/SafE family protein, with protein MTPRRLFASAAAVLTSACALALLPSPPASAHPLGNFTVNRYDGLVAAPGELRVHHVEDLAEIPATQAKPDIEKAGTAGWARQRCESAARGSEVTVDGRTVTLTLNSSHARVRPGQAGLDTLRVECRLTAPLPEDASVALGFRGAGAESGPGWREITARGDRTTLTASDVPKESVSRELTQYPEELLSSPADTKTASVRVRPGGPALAEAEQDTATSSVLPRGADRWTRALDSLVSRQDLTVGFAALALVIAVFLGAMHALAPGHGKTLMAAVAAARGGRARMKDVLPLAASVTITHTLGVVTLGLLVTAGSAAAPSVITWLGIASGALVIAAGATLVRRAWHLRRQGHPHTAGHGHSHDHHHTHEHTHKTDPAHERQPVLVAAHTHAATAAPAPTPGHVRARAHTHTDHDHDHQHDHNHNHGHTHAHGLLTHTHNGFTHTHSTAPTLRGTILLGFAGGLVPSPSAVVVLVGAAALGKAWFGLLLVVAYGVGLALTLTAAGFAVVRLGTGVTRVLDKQPRWTAHPLTVFVRRTAPLGSAVLVVLIGAGLVLQGAASALG; from the coding sequence GTGACCCCTCGTCGTCTGTTCGCCTCCGCCGCCGCCGTCCTGACGTCGGCCTGCGCGCTCGCGCTGCTGCCCTCCCCTCCCGCGAGCGCGCACCCCCTCGGCAACTTCACCGTCAACCGCTACGACGGCCTCGTCGCCGCCCCCGGCGAACTGCGGGTCCACCATGTCGAGGACCTCGCCGAGATCCCGGCGACGCAGGCCAAGCCGGACATCGAGAAGGCGGGCACGGCGGGGTGGGCCCGGCAGCGCTGTGAGAGCGCCGCGCGGGGCAGCGAGGTCACGGTGGACGGCCGGACGGTCACGCTGACGCTGAACAGCAGCCACGCGCGCGTGCGGCCCGGTCAGGCGGGGCTCGACACCCTCCGCGTGGAATGCCGGCTGACGGCACCGCTCCCCGAGGACGCCTCGGTCGCCCTCGGCTTCCGCGGCGCGGGCGCGGAATCCGGCCCGGGCTGGCGGGAGATCACCGCGCGCGGCGACCGTACGACACTCACCGCCTCGGACGTGCCGAAGGAGTCCGTCTCCCGCGAACTGACCCAGTACCCCGAGGAGTTGCTCTCCTCCCCGGCCGACACCAAGACCGCGTCCGTGCGCGTACGCCCCGGCGGACCGGCCCTGGCCGAGGCGGAGCAGGACACCGCCACCTCCTCCGTCCTGCCGCGCGGCGCCGACCGCTGGACGCGTGCCCTGGACAGCCTGGTCTCCCGCCAGGACCTCACCGTCGGCTTCGCCGCCCTCGCCCTGGTCATCGCGGTCTTCCTCGGCGCGATGCACGCGCTCGCCCCGGGCCACGGCAAGACCCTGATGGCCGCGGTGGCGGCGGCCCGCGGCGGCCGGGCCCGCATGAAGGACGTCCTGCCCCTGGCCGCCTCGGTGACGATCACGCACACCCTGGGCGTGGTCACCCTGGGCCTCCTGGTCACGGCCGGCTCGGCGGCGGCGCCCTCGGTGATCACCTGGCTGGGCATCGCGAGCGGCGCCCTGGTGATCGCGGCGGGCGCGACCCTCGTACGCCGGGCCTGGCACCTCCGCAGGCAGGGACACCCGCACACAGCCGGGCACGGGCACTCCCACGACCACCACCACACGCACGAGCACACTCACAAGACCGACCCCGCCCACGAGCGCCAACCGGTCCTGGTCGCCGCGCACACCCACGCCGCGACGGCGGCCCCGGCACCCACGCCGGGCCACGTCCGAGCACGTGCGCACACGCACACAGACCACGACCACGACCACCAGCACGACCACAACCACAACCACGGTCACACCCACGCCCACGGCCTGCTCACCCACACCCACAACGGCTTCACCCACACCCACTCCACCGCCCCCACCCTCCGCGGCACGATCCTCCTCGGCTTCGCCGGTGGGCTCGTGCCCAGTCCCTCCGCGGTCGTCGTGCTCGTCGGCGCGGCGGCGCTCGGGAAGGCTTGGTTCGGGCTGCTGCTCGTCGTCGCGTACGGCGTCGGGCTCGCACTCACCCTCACCGCGGCCGGGTTCGCCGTCGTGAGGCTGGGTACCGGAGTGACGCGGGTGCTGGACAAGCAGCCCCGCTGGACGGCCCACCCCCTGACGGTCTTCGTCCGCAGGACCGCACCACTGGGATCCGCGGTGCTCGTCGTGCTGATCGGGGCCGGATTGGTTCTCCAGGGGGCGGCATCCGCACTCGGCTGA
- a CDS encoding serine/threonine-protein kinase, whose translation MSEELGSERLIAGRYRLLSPLGEGGMGTVWRARDELLHREVAVKEVRAPHGLPGPEVERMYARLEREAWAAARVANRNVVTVYDVATQDGRPWIVMELVRGISLAELLDAEGPLSPQRVAHIGAEVLAALRAAHEAGVLHRDVKPANVLMSNDGRVVLTDFGIAMVEGSSALTMTGEVIGSPEFLAPERALGRTPGPESDLWSLGVLLYAAVEGNSPFRQNTPLSTLRAIVDEELPPPRRAGPLTPVIEGLLRKDPAERLPADLAEQDLRIIGAGGTPSGGGTPSADTGRATPYSPTVAAFPAPAQTAPTAPVPPPAPTRPVTGAPASTTAPVRADRNRRAALTLIAGIAVLALAVAGLTYALLNRGGDRDKAGGEGTTSQTSGGTSPRETEDENASGGGRSPTPSPSGSDTPSAAPQSVKVSLAGSNLEYSGSCPPPSGQAPSFTATFTVGRLPAQVSYRWVSKDGEVMDQGWKTLSFPEGGGRTKQDRAFVTTYDESGTFENEISVEVRDPVETKSNSVPFSVTCVTETPTGGVSPSPTVSPSS comes from the coding sequence GTGTCCGAAGAACTGGGCAGTGAACGTCTGATCGCCGGCCGCTACCGCCTCCTGTCCCCGCTCGGCGAGGGCGGCATGGGCACCGTGTGGCGGGCCCGCGATGAGCTGCTGCACCGCGAGGTCGCCGTCAAGGAGGTGCGCGCGCCGCACGGGCTGCCGGGCCCGGAGGTCGAGCGGATGTACGCCCGGCTGGAGCGCGAGGCGTGGGCGGCGGCGCGGGTCGCCAACCGCAATGTCGTCACGGTGTACGACGTGGCCACGCAGGACGGCAGACCCTGGATCGTGATGGAGCTGGTCCGCGGGATCTCGCTGGCCGAGCTGCTGGACGCCGAGGGCCCGCTGAGTCCGCAGCGCGTCGCGCACATCGGCGCCGAGGTGCTGGCCGCGCTGCGGGCCGCGCACGAGGCCGGGGTGCTGCACCGGGACGTGAAGCCGGCCAACGTGCTGATGTCGAACGACGGCCGGGTCGTCCTGACCGACTTCGGTATCGCCATGGTCGAGGGCAGCTCCGCGCTGACGATGACCGGGGAGGTCATCGGCTCCCCCGAGTTCCTCGCCCCGGAGCGGGCGCTGGGCCGCACGCCGGGTCCGGAGTCCGATCTGTGGTCGCTCGGCGTACTCCTGTACGCGGCCGTGGAGGGCAACTCCCCGTTCCGCCAGAACACCCCGCTCAGCACCCTGCGCGCGATCGTCGACGAGGAGCTGCCGCCGCCCCGCCGGGCCGGGCCGCTGACCCCCGTCATCGAAGGGCTGCTGCGCAAGGACCCGGCCGAGCGGCTGCCGGCCGACCTGGCCGAACAGGACCTGCGGATCATCGGCGCTGGGGGTACCCCCTCTGGGGGAGGCACGCCGAGCGCGGACACGGGGCGGGCGACCCCGTACAGCCCGACCGTCGCGGCGTTCCCGGCACCGGCGCAGACCGCCCCGACGGCCCCGGTCCCGCCGCCCGCGCCGACCCGGCCCGTCACCGGCGCCCCCGCCTCGACCACGGCTCCCGTCCGCGCCGACCGCAACCGTCGGGCCGCCCTCACCCTGATCGCGGGCATCGCCGTCCTCGCACTGGCCGTGGCGGGACTGACGTACGCCCTCCTGAACCGCGGGGGCGACAGGGACAAGGCGGGCGGAGAGGGCACCACCAGCCAGACCAGCGGCGGGACTTCACCGAGGGAGACCGAGGACGAGAACGCCTCCGGAGGGGGCCGGAGCCCGACACCGAGCCCGAGCGGCAGTGACACGCCCTCTGCGGCCCCGCAGTCCGTGAAGGTGTCGCTGGCGGGCTCGAACCTGGAGTACTCCGGGTCCTGTCCGCCACCGAGCGGCCAGGCGCCGTCCTTCACGGCGACGTTCACGGTGGGGCGGCTGCCGGCGCAGGTCAGCTACCGCTGGGTGTCCAAGGACGGCGAGGTCATGGATCAGGGCTGGAAGACCCTGTCGTTCCCGGAGGGCGGCGGACGGACCAAGCAGGACAGGGCGTTCGTGACGACGTACGACGAGAGCGGGACGTTCGAGAACGAGATCAGCGTCGAGGTCCGCGACCCGGTGGAGACGAAGTCCAACTCGGTGCCGTTCTCGGTGACCTGCGTGACGGAGACCCCGACGGGCGGGGTCTCGCCATCGCCTACGGTGTCGCCGAGCTCGTAG
- a CDS encoding SGNH/GDSL hydrolase family protein, translating into MRRSRLSVYVASLLLAVGTAFTGAAAAQADDTAATGGYVALGDSYSSGLGAGSYVSGSGDCKRSTKAYPYLWAAANSPSSFDFTACSGARTSDVTAGQLGPLNSTTALVSITIGGNDAGFADIMTTCVLQSDSACVARINTAKAFVDSTLPGRLDSVYTAIRTKAPSAHVVVLGYPRFYKLGASGCLGLSETKRRALNEAADYIDAATEKRALDHGFTFGDVRPTFTGHEICSGSSWMHAVNWLNIPESYHPTAAGQSGGYLPVLNSVA; encoded by the coding sequence ATGAGACGTTCCCGACTTTCCGTATACGTCGCCTCGCTCCTCCTCGCCGTCGGCACCGCCTTCACCGGGGCCGCCGCCGCGCAGGCCGACGACACCGCCGCCACCGGCGGCTATGTGGCCCTCGGCGACTCCTACTCCTCCGGCCTCGGCGCGGGCAGCTACGTCAGCGGCAGCGGCGACTGCAAGCGCAGCACGAAGGCGTATCCGTACCTGTGGGCCGCCGCGAACTCACCCTCGTCCTTCGACTTCACCGCCTGCTCGGGCGCTCGTACGAGTGATGTCACGGCCGGTCAGCTCGGCCCGCTCAACTCCACCACCGCACTCGTGTCCATCACCATCGGCGGCAACGACGCAGGCTTCGCCGACATCATGACGACCTGTGTGCTCCAGTCCGACAGCGCCTGCGTCGCACGGATCAACACCGCGAAGGCGTTCGTCGACTCGACGCTGCCCGGCAGGCTCGACAGCGTCTACACGGCCATCCGGACCAAGGCTCCGTCCGCCCATGTGGTCGTACTCGGCTACCCCCGCTTCTACAAGCTGGGCGCGTCCGGGTGCCTCGGCCTGTCCGAGACCAAGCGGAGGGCGCTCAACGAGGCGGCCGACTACATCGACGCCGCGACCGAGAAGCGCGCCCTGGACCACGGGTTCACCTTCGGCGACGTGCGGCCCACCTTCACCGGGCACGAGATCTGCTCCGGCAGCTCGTGGATGCACGCCGTGAACTGGCTCAACATCCCGGAGTCGTACCACCCGACGGCCGCGGGCCAGTCGGGTGGTTATCTGCCGGTGCTCAACAGCGTGGCCTGA
- a CDS encoding S8 family peptidase: MAQLRSKKFRFAAITSLATAALVGGLTSLPAQAAPAEGKVLAAGSPTAIKDSYIVTLKKSAGLKAASSAGKSLIKEYGGSVNKTFGTALNGYAATLSATEAKRLAADPAVASVEQNQRVKMDATQSSAPWGLDRIDQTSLPLSGTYTYPDTAGSGVTVYVIDTGVRITHQQISGRASYGYDAVDGDTTASDGNGHGTHVATTIAGTTYGVAKQAKIVAVRVLDNAGSGTTAGVIAGIDWVTNNHSGPSVANMSLGGGASTSLDTAVANSIASGVTYAVAAGNSSANASSYSPARVSAAITVGATTSSDARASYSNYGSVLDIFAPGSSITAGWNTSDTATNTISGTSMATPHVAGAAAVYLASHTSATPAAVASALTSGATTNAVTSPGSGSPNRLLKLVP, encoded by the coding sequence ATGGCACAACTGCGTAGCAAGAAGTTCCGGTTCGCCGCGATAACCAGCCTGGCGACCGCCGCCCTCGTCGGCGGACTCACGTCCCTCCCCGCCCAGGCCGCCCCGGCCGAGGGCAAGGTCCTGGCCGCCGGCTCCCCCACTGCGATCAAGGACAGCTACATCGTCACGCTCAAGAAGAGCGCCGGGCTCAAGGCCGCCTCGAGCGCGGGCAAGAGCCTGATCAAGGAGTACGGCGGCTCGGTGAACAAGACGTTCGGCACCGCGCTGAACGGCTATGCCGCCACCCTCTCCGCGACCGAGGCCAAGAGACTCGCCGCCGACCCGGCGGTGGCCTCGGTCGAGCAGAACCAGCGCGTCAAGATGGACGCCACGCAGTCCAGCGCCCCCTGGGGCCTGGACCGCATCGACCAGACCTCGCTTCCGCTCTCCGGCACCTACACGTACCCGGACACCGCGGGCAGCGGCGTGACCGTGTACGTCATCGACACCGGCGTCCGCATCACGCACCAGCAGATCAGCGGCCGTGCCTCCTACGGCTACGACGCCGTCGACGGCGACACCACCGCCTCCGACGGCAACGGCCACGGCACCCATGTGGCCACCACGATCGCGGGTACCACCTACGGTGTCGCCAAGCAGGCGAAGATCGTGGCGGTGCGCGTGCTCGACAACGCGGGCTCCGGCACCACCGCGGGCGTGATCGCGGGCATCGACTGGGTGACCAACAACCACTCCGGTCCCTCGGTCGCCAACATGTCGCTCGGCGGCGGCGCCTCCACCTCGCTGGACACCGCGGTCGCCAACTCGATCGCCAGCGGAGTGACCTACGCGGTCGCGGCGGGCAACAGCAGCGCCAACGCCTCCTCGTACTCCCCGGCCCGTGTCTCGGCGGCGATCACGGTCGGCGCCACCACCAGCTCGGATGCCCGGGCCAGCTACTCGAACTACGGCTCGGTCCTGGACATCTTCGCGCCCGGCTCCTCGATCACGGCGGGCTGGAACACCAGCGACACCGCGACGAACACCATCTCCGGTACGTCGATGGCCACCCCGCACGTCGCGGGCGCGGCCGCGGTCTACCTGGCGAGCCACACCTCGGCCACCCCGGCCGCGGTCGCCTCGGCCCTGACGAGCGGCGCCACCACCAACGCGGTCACCAGCCCCGGCAGCGGCTCGCCCAACCGGCTGCTGAAGCTCGTCCCGTAG
- a CDS encoding GNAT family N-acetyltransferase — MDISVYRPGEFSSADRAAWTSMQSKAHLQGSPELGNPFLSPEFALAVGRCRRGVRIAVVREGGEPAAFLPFQRTATGVGRAIGLGVSDAQGLVHRPGFSWDARELLKACGLAVWEFDHLVEGQAAFEAGASGTFPSPVMDVDQGYEAYLKQLRERSPKFTRTTLAKERKLGRDHEGVRYVHDERDPAALRTLMAWKSAQYRRTGRSDRFAHEWITRLVEQLFHTRSEPFAGILSVLYAGGKPIAAHFGLRTERVLACWFPAYDPAFSKYSPGLVLHLRMAEAAAADGIAYLDLGRGQKEYKDSLKTRELKVSEGWVTRRHPVAFGHRARRAPVRALRNTVQTRPELFEPADRVLKRMGKIRSIGR; from the coding sequence GTGGACATCAGCGTGTACCGTCCCGGCGAGTTCAGCTCCGCCGACCGGGCGGCGTGGACATCGATGCAGTCCAAGGCCCATCTGCAGGGCTCGCCCGAGCTGGGCAACCCCTTCCTGTCCCCCGAGTTCGCGCTCGCGGTCGGCCGTTGCCGGCGCGGGGTGCGGATCGCGGTCGTACGGGAGGGCGGCGAGCCGGCCGCGTTCCTCCCGTTCCAGCGGACGGCGACCGGTGTCGGCCGGGCCATCGGCCTCGGCGTCTCGGACGCCCAGGGTCTGGTGCACCGGCCCGGGTTCAGCTGGGACGCCCGGGAGCTGCTGAAGGCGTGCGGGCTCGCCGTATGGGAGTTCGACCACCTGGTGGAGGGCCAGGCGGCGTTCGAGGCGGGGGCGTCCGGCACGTTCCCGTCCCCGGTCATGGATGTCGACCAGGGGTACGAGGCGTATCTGAAGCAACTCCGCGAACGGTCACCGAAGTTCACCAGGACGACGCTCGCCAAGGAGCGCAAGCTGGGCCGGGACCACGAGGGCGTGCGGTACGTGCACGACGAGCGCGATCCGGCGGCGCTGCGCACGCTGATGGCCTGGAAGTCCGCGCAGTACCGCAGGACGGGGCGCAGCGACCGCTTCGCGCACGAGTGGATCACCCGGCTCGTGGAGCAGCTGTTCCACACGCGCTCCGAGCCGTTCGCGGGGATCCTGTCGGTGCTGTACGCGGGCGGCAAGCCGATCGCCGCGCACTTCGGGCTGCGCACCGAGCGGGTGCTGGCCTGCTGGTTCCCGGCCTACGACCCGGCGTTCTCGAAGTACTCGCCGGGCCTGGTCCTGCATCTGCGCATGGCCGAGGCGGCCGCCGCCGACGGCATCGCGTACCTGGACCTCGGCCGGGGCCAGAAAGAATACAAGGACTCCCTGAAGACACGCGAGCTGAAGGTGTCGGAGGGGTGGGTGACCCGGCGTCACCCGGTCGCGTTCGGACACCGGGCACGCCGTGCCCCGGTCCGGGCGCTGCGCAACACCGTGCAGACACGGCCGGAACTGTTCGAACCGGCGGACCGGGTCCTCAAACGTATGGGGAAGATCCGCTCGATAGGCAGGTAA